DNA from Candidatus Saccharimonadales bacterium:
TCCCAAAGCCACGGTGCTTATTTTTATTTTTGCACCACACGCCAGTTCGTGCAAGACCTATTTTTGGCTAGCGGACTTTATGATTTTAAGCTCTCGCTCAAAACTGTCGACATCGGTAAAACAGCGGTACACACTTGCGAAACGGACATACGCCACCTGGCTAAATTTCGCCAGGATACTCATAGCGATTTCGCCGATTTTGTGTGTTGTAATTTCTGTGTCTGCCTTGTCGTAGATCGCTTTTTCGATTTGGCTAACTAGATCCTCGAATTGTTCACCATCGATCGTGGTTTTTTCGCACGCTCGTTGCAGTCCTGAAACTAGTTTCGCTCTATCGTAAAGCTGCCTGGTACCGTCTTTTTTGACAACCACCAAGCTTGGCCTTTCTAACCGTTCGTAAGTTGTGTAGCGATGCTTACACGCTAAGCATTCACGACGTCTGCGAATACTTTCCCCAGATACAACATCTCGCGATTCTACAACTTTACTCTCGGCGTTCTGACAATTTGGACACTTCATTTTTAACCCCCGTCCCAAAATTTGGGCTACCGACCTCTACGCTACAACCCTCCAGGCAGCGTAGCTAAGTACTAGAATAACCCTATATATGGCACGCGCGCAATGGTGATAAACACAACATGCAGCGTACTGTGCAAAACTTAAGCTTCTTCTTCAGCCTGTTTCTTTTTTCGTCGCAAAAACGCAGGAGTATCACCATCGTCGTATTGCCAGATGCTTTTTGGTTCTTCATCTTTAGTAAAGTCCGCGGCAACTTCCTGGCTTTTATCTAAATCCATATCCAGGCTGCCCATCTCTTCTTCGGCGACTTCCGGAGTTTCGTCTTTAACTTCTTCTTCGGCCTGCCTCTCGAAGCCCGGCAAGGCGTTCGCTTTCTGCCTAAAGTAGGCGGAATCAAAACCTGTAGCTATCACTGTAATAATTAACTCGTCTTCAAGCTCCGGCTTTAATGTAGCACCGAAAATTATGTTGGCATCTGGAGCTACAGCGTTTGTAATAACTTCGGCGGCTTCATTGATTTCATGCATCGACATGTCATAGCCACCAGCAATACTAAACAGAACACCTCGAGCACCATCAATTGATACCTCAAGTAGTGGCGACTCGATCGCTTGTTGAGCTGCCATGACCGCACGGTTCTCGCCGCTAGCACGACCAATACCCATAAGCGCTGAACCAGCGTTTTGCATGATGGTTTTTACGTCTGCGAAGTCTAGGTTAATTAAACCGTGCTCGGTAATAAGCTCTGAAATCCCCTGGACACCTTGGCGCAAAACATCGTCAGCGATCTTGAAGGTTTCAAGTAAAGGGGTTCTCTTATCAATAGTTTGAAGCAGTCGATCGTTAGGAATAGTAATCAGAGTGTCAACGTGCTGACCAAGCTGACTAATTGCCCATTCAGCGTTTTGACGACGTTTTTCGCCTTCAAAACTAAAGGGCTTAGTTACTACGCCAACCGTTAAGATACCCATCTCGCGAGCAATTTGCGCAACAACATGACCCGCGCCACTACCTGTTCCACCGCCAGCGCCTAGGGTGATAAACAGCAGATCTGTCCCCTGTAAAGATTTTTTAAGGTCTTCTAAGCTTTCTTCGGCCGCTCTTTGACCAACAGTCGGATCGGCGCCTGCCCCCAAACCCCTAGTAGTACCTTTGCCGATATGTATTTTTGTTGAGGCTTTTGAATTATGCAAAGCCTGTGCGTCAGTGTTTGCGGCAATAAATTGCACGCTCTGCATACCTGCGTCGGCCATGCGATTAACAGCTGAGCCGCCTGCCCCACCCACACCTATTACTTTGATTGTTGCGAATGTTTGTATGTCTGCTGGTTTTACTTCTGGCATCTAAAATGTCCCCTGTGTTCACATTTAGTATACACATGTTTGTCGGCCAAACCAAATGTTTATTCGCAATTTTTTCCCAAAATTTTTGGCTTATTTTTGCAGACTAGGGCTTGAACCGCCTCATAAAATCACCCGCGGAATTGAACAATTTTCCGAACATTTTGCTACCAGCGTCAAAAGAATTTTTACCTTTTGGTGATTTGTGGCGAGGCTTCGAGCTTTCCAAGTCAATCAACATTAGCCCGAGCGCAGTTGCAAAATCGGGTTTTGCAACTTTGTCACTCATACCATTTATACTGCTGATGTGTGCGACCCGAGCCGGCAAGCGTAGGCGATCTTTTGCATAATCAGCTATATGCGTTAAATTAGCACCCGCACCTGTAAGCACGACGCCGCCTGGTAGCTTACCGGACTTATCTATACTTCGCAGCTCTTTGTCGATCATCTCAAAAATCTCATCAAGGCGTGCCTCGACGATCATCTTAATATCTTTGGCACTAAATTCTACTTTTTTATCACCTTGAACATATTCAATGTTTTTGATCCTATCTTTACTTACTGTTAGGACTTTTGAAACGTGCTGCAGTTTTAGATCTTCCGCAATATCAAGGTCAGTTCTTAAACCTATCGCCAAGTCGTTGGTAATATTTACGCTACCGACCGGTAAAATCGATAGATGCTGTAGGTCGCCTTCTTCGTAAACTACGATTTGAGTCGTCGTCCCACCAAAATCAACAATAGCAACACCGTTCTCCATTTGCTGATTAGTCACCACCGCTTTTGCAGCCGCGAGTCCAGCGACCACCACATTATTTACGGCAGTTTGAGTCATCTCCAAACTCTTTAATAAGTTCTTAATATTAGGACCTAGTGCCGTTACAACATGCGCATCAACTTCTAAACGAACGCCGCTCATTCCAATTGGATCTTTTATATTAGTCTGATCATCCAGAGTATAGCTACGCGGAGTAACTTGCAAAATTTCACGATTAGCTGGCAGCTGAACAACGGTGGCAGCTTCGCCTACTCGAGCGATATCTTCATCAGTAATCTCATTATTTTGCGAATTAACAGCCACAACACCTTTTGAGCTCATAGCCATTATGTGAGAACCGTTCACACTCACCGAGGCTGATCCAACTTGATGTCCAGACATTCGTTCGGCTTCTTCAAGCGCTTTGTCGATTGCGTGGGCAGTGTCAACTATGTTAACAACGGAGCCTTTACGCATTCCGTTATTTGGCGCTACGCCAACTCCAATAATTGTTGCCCCGGATTTAGAATCGTCTAAATGTCCGATGACACATCTTACGTGCGTGGTCCCTACATCTATACCCACGCCATAACGCGTTATTTCTTGCATGAGCATTAGTATAACGTTTATGCTCTACTTCGCGCAATCTTTTTGTTAGCGTTCAGTTAAAATTTCAAATCCATCGTCGGTAATTAAAACCGTGTGTTCAAAGTGCGCAGCTAAGGTTTCGTCTAAGGTCCTTACCGTCCAGCCATCCTGGTCTATAACAACACGGCTTCCACCCAGCGTAGCCATTGGCTCAATAGCAATTGTCATACCTGTTTTTAGCACTGGACCAACACCTGAAGATCCATAGTTCGGAATGTTTGGGTCCTCATGAACTTCATGACCAACTCCGTGACCAACTAAATCTTTAACAATTCCGAGACTCGCTGCGTCCAGAACTTTTTGGATAGCCAAACCAATGTCACCAGTTCGAACGCCGTTTTTGACTTGTTCGATTCCCGCATACATTGCGCGCTCAGTTTGTTTTAATAATTTTTCGGTTTGTGGAGTTGTTTTGCCGCCAATT
Protein-coding regions in this window:
- the ftsZ gene encoding cell division protein FtsZ gives rise to the protein MPEVKPADIQTFATIKVIGVGGAGGSAVNRMADAGMQSVQFIAANTDAQALHNSKASTKIHIGKGTTRGLGAGADPTVGQRAAEESLEDLKKSLQGTDLLFITLGAGGGTGSGAGHVVAQIAREMGILTVGVVTKPFSFEGEKRRQNAEWAISQLGQHVDTLITIPNDRLLQTIDKRTPLLETFKIADDVLRQGVQGISELITEHGLINLDFADVKTIMQNAGSALMGIGRASGENRAVMAAQQAIESPLLEVSIDGARGVLFSIAGGYDMSMHEINEAAEVITNAVAPDANIIFGATLKPELEDELIITVIATGFDSAYFRQKANALPGFERQAEEEVKDETPEVAEEEMGSLDMDLDKSQEVAADFTKDEEPKSIWQYDDGDTPAFLRRKKKQAEEEA
- the nrdR gene encoding transcriptional regulator NrdR; amino-acid sequence: MKCPNCQNAESKVVESRDVVSGESIRRRRECLACKHRYTTYERLERPSLVVVKKDGTRQLYDRAKLVSGLQRACEKTTIDGEQFEDLVSQIEKAIYDKADTEITTHKIGEIAMSILAKFSQVAYVRFASVYRCFTDVDSFERELKIIKSASQK
- the map gene encoding type I methionyl aminopeptidase codes for the protein MFTRVKTESEIVAMRESGRILAHVLKTIEQSVGSGMTGKEVSQIAKRELKAMGGTASFYGYMGFPDVICISVNDAVVHGIPDDKTFKDGDIVGFDFGVTYKGMITDSALSLAIGGKTTPQTEKLLKQTERAMYAGIEQVKNGVRTGDIGLAIQKVLDAASLGIVKDLVGHGVGHEVHEDPNIPNYGSSGVGPVLKTGMTIAIEPMATLGGSRVVIDQDGWTVRTLDETLAAHFEHTVLITDDGFEILTER
- the ftsA gene encoding cell division protein FtsA → MQEITRYGVGIDVGTTHVRCVIGHLDDSKSGATIIGVGVAPNNGMRKGSVVNIVDTAHAIDKALEEAERMSGHQVGSASVSVNGSHIMAMSSKGVVAVNSQNNEITDEDIARVGEAATVVQLPANREILQVTPRSYTLDDQTNIKDPIGMSGVRLEVDAHVVTALGPNIKNLLKSLEMTQTAVNNVVVAGLAAAKAVVTNQQMENGVAIVDFGGTTTQIVVYEEGDLQHLSILPVGSVNITNDLAIGLRTDLDIAEDLKLQHVSKVLTVSKDRIKNIEYVQGDKKVEFSAKDIKMIVEARLDEIFEMIDKELRSIDKSGKLPGGVVLTGAGANLTHIADYAKDRLRLPARVAHISSINGMSDKVAKPDFATALGLMLIDLESSKPRHKSPKGKNSFDAGSKMFGKLFNSAGDFMRRFKP